The Pedobacter mucosus genome window below encodes:
- a CDS encoding dihydrolipoamide acetyltransferase family protein produces MAQYELLLPKMGESVAEATVIKWVKQVGDSIDLDDTILEIATDKVDSEVPSPVAGKLIKQLFAADEIAQVGDVIAIIETEGNNDIKAKETVNEAPVVDEKPEIIPGIEQLPTEEKVAIANSSDRFYSPLVKSIAAQEQISTQELDSIKGSGADGRLNKDDLLNYISNRSGGNPVITKTVTSTPPIPPASGSTESKPMAVSQVAVNKTSTTSISGGDEVIEMDRMRKLIADHMVMSVNTSPHVTSFVEADVTNMVLWRNKVKNSFEKRENEKITFTPIFIEAVAKAIKDFPMVNVSVNGTQIIKKRDINIGMAAALPSGNLIVPVIRNADQLNLVGLTKAVNDLAGRARISKLKPDETQGGTFTLTNVGTFGNVMGTPIINQPQVAILAVGAIKKKPAVLETEHGDVIAIRHMMFLSLSYDHRVVDGSLGGMFVRRVADYLENWDFNREI; encoded by the coding sequence ATGGCTCAATACGAACTATTGTTACCAAAAATGGGTGAAAGTGTTGCAGAAGCAACGGTAATTAAATGGGTAAAACAAGTTGGCGATTCTATTGATTTAGATGATACCATACTAGAAATTGCAACGGATAAAGTAGATTCTGAAGTGCCATCGCCAGTTGCTGGAAAACTAATAAAACAACTTTTTGCAGCCGATGAAATTGCTCAAGTCGGTGATGTTATTGCAATCATAGAAACCGAAGGCAATAATGATATAAAAGCTAAAGAAACTGTTAATGAAGCTCCAGTTGTTGATGAAAAACCTGAAATAATTCCTGGGATTGAACAATTACCAACTGAAGAGAAAGTTGCTATTGCGAACTCATCTGATCGCTTTTATTCTCCGTTGGTAAAAAGTATAGCGGCTCAAGAGCAAATTTCTACACAAGAACTCGATTCGATAAAGGGTTCTGGTGCTGATGGACGTTTAAATAAAGACGATTTATTAAATTATATTTCAAATAGAAGTGGAGGCAATCCTGTTATAACTAAAACTGTTACATCAACTCCCCCAATTCCACCTGCAAGCGGATCTACAGAAAGTAAGCCAATGGCAGTTTCACAAGTTGCGGTAAATAAAACATCCACTACCAGTATTAGTGGTGGAGATGAAGTTATTGAAATGGATAGAATGCGTAAGCTAATTGCCGATCATATGGTAATGAGCGTAAACACTTCTCCTCACGTAACTTCTTTTGTGGAAGCCGATGTTACCAATATGGTTTTATGGCGCAACAAAGTGAAGAATAGCTTTGAAAAACGTGAAAACGAAAAAATTACATTTACACCAATTTTTATAGAAGCTGTAGCTAAAGCGATTAAGGATTTCCCGATGGTTAATGTTTCTGTAAATGGAACACAAATCATAAAAAAACGAGATATCAATATTGGTATGGCTGCTGCTTTGCCTAGCGGAAATTTAATTGTTCCTGTAATTCGTAATGCCGACCAACTTAATCTTGTTGGTTTAACCAAAGCGGTAAACGATTTGGCAGGAAGAGCTAGAATTTCTAAATTAAAACCTGATGAAACACAAGGCGGAACTTTTACTTTAACAAATGTTGGTACATTTGGAAATGTGATGGGAACACCAATAATTAATCAGCCACAAGTTGCAATTTTGGCTGTTGGCGCTATTAAAAAGAAACCTGCAGTTTTAGAAACGGAGCATGGAGATGTAATTGCTATTCGGCATATGATGTTCCTTTCTTTATCATACGACCATAGAGTGGTTGATGGATCTTTAGGTGGAATGTTTGTGCGTAGAGTTGCAGATTATTTAGAAAATTGGGATT
- a CDS encoding competence/damage-inducible protein A, whose translation MFAEIITIGDEMLIGQIVDTNSAWMAKQLNAIGVSVKQITSVSDDELHIMEALALAEKRADLILITGGLGPTKDDITKKTLGKYFGMGFRRDEGALEMVRQIFKKYNRPLLDINIQQADVPDGCEVIVNKNGTAPCMWFERNEKIIVSMPGVPFEMMYLMDDEILPRITSRFKLPFIIHKTILTANIGESFLAKEIEEIEDSLPAYIKLAYLPKLGQVRLRLSAKGDAEDLLKAEVETYAQRIILKVKKFVIVDDDIPLEKAVLNIMRDRGLTLSTAESCTGGYIAHLITQHPGCSSVYFGGAVAYAYELKESILGVKESTLTTFGAVSEQTVSEMAEGAIKHFKTDYSIAVSGIAGPDGGTADKPVGTVWIAISTKNKTVAKVFNFSNKRIQNIERSATSALIMLLNLLNEDLQEE comes from the coding sequence ATGTTTGCTGAAATTATAACCATAGGTGATGAAATGCTCATCGGTCAAATTGTCGATACCAATTCCGCCTGGATGGCCAAGCAACTTAATGCAATTGGTGTCTCTGTAAAGCAAATTACATCAGTTTCTGATGATGAACTTCACATTATGGAAGCCTTGGCTTTAGCAGAAAAACGTGCTGATTTGATTTTGATAACAGGCGGTTTAGGTCCAACTAAAGATGATATTACGAAGAAGACTTTAGGTAAATATTTCGGAATGGGTTTCCGGAGAGATGAAGGAGCTTTAGAAATGGTTCGTCAGATTTTTAAAAAATACAATCGTCCTTTATTGGATATTAATATTCAGCAAGCCGACGTTCCTGATGGCTGTGAGGTTATTGTAAATAAAAATGGAACAGCTCCTTGTATGTGGTTTGAACGAAATGAGAAGATTATTGTTTCCATGCCAGGCGTTCCATTCGAGATGATGTATTTGATGGATGATGAAATTCTTCCCCGCATTACGAGTAGATTCAAATTGCCATTTATTATACACAAAACAATTTTAACCGCTAATATTGGAGAGTCATTTTTAGCTAAAGAAATAGAAGAAATTGAAGATAGTTTGCCAGCCTATATAAAACTGGCTTATTTACCTAAGCTTGGTCAGGTTCGTTTGCGTTTATCAGCCAAAGGCGATGCTGAGGACTTACTTAAAGCAGAGGTAGAAACCTATGCCCAGAGAATCATTTTAAAGGTTAAAAAGTTCGTAATAGTTGATGATGATATCCCTCTAGAAAAGGCTGTTTTAAATATAATGCGAGATAGGGGTTTGACTCTTTCTACCGCAGAAAGTTGTACAGGCGGCTATATTGCACACCTAATTACGCAACACCCCGGCTGTTCATCTGTCTATTTCGGCGGTGCAGTTGCTTATGCTTATGAACTAAAAGAATCTATTTTAGGCGTTAAAGAAAGCACATTAACTACATTTGGTGCGGTGAGTGAACAAACGGTTTCTGAAATGGCCGAAGGTGCGATTAAACATTTTAAAACTGATTATTCCATTGCCGTTAGTGGTATTGCTGGTCCGGATGGTGGTACAGCTGATAAACCAGTTGGTACGGTCTGGATTGCGATTTCGACGAAAAATAAAACGGTAGCTAAAGTATTTAATTTCAGCAACAAACGTATTCAAAACATAGAACGTTCGGCTACTTCAGCGCTTATCATGTTATTAAATCTACTTAATGAAGACTTACAGGAAGAATAA